gatttcactgttgagccaagctggtcgcctgccatatttacttttcttcctgcacatcgggatggtttgttcctgcaacctcaataaggtttctttgaaatacagccagctttcctcgactcctttccccgtcatgttattctcccaggggaccttgcccatcagttccctgagggagtcaaagtctgcttttctgaagtccagggtctctgttctgctgctctcctttcttccttgtgtcaggatcctgaactcgaccatctcatggtcactgcctcccaggttcccatccactattgcttcctctactatttcttccctgtttgtgagcagcaggtcaagaagagcttttcccctagttggttcctccagcacttgcaccaggaaattggcccctacactttccagaaacttcctagattgtctgtgcactgctgtattgctctcccagcagatatcggggtgattaaagtcacccatgagaaccagggcctgtgatctagcagcttctgttagttgctggaagaaagcctcgtccacctcatccccctggtccggtggtctgtagcagactcccaccacgacatcacccttgttgttcatacttctaaatttaatccagagactctcaggtttttctgcagtttcatactggagctctgagcagtcatactgctctcttacgtacaacgcaactcccccaccttttctgccctgcctgtccttcctgaaccgtttatatccatccatgacagtactccaatcatgtgagttatcccaccaagtctctgttattccaattacatcataattccttgattgtgccaggacttctagttctccctgcttgttccccaggcttcttgcatttgtgtgtaggcacttaagataattcgctgattgtcccgctttctcagtctgagacaggagtcctcccctcttgcagtctcctgcttgtgctgcctcccagtatcccacttccccacttacctcagggctttggtctccttcccccggtgaacctagtttaaagccctcctcactaggttagccagcctgcttgcaaagatgctcttccctctcttcgtgaggtggagcccgtctctgcctagcaatccttcttcttggaagaccatcccatggtcaaagaatccaaacccttctctccgacaccatctgcgtagccattcgttgatttccacgattcgacggtctctaccctggccttttcctgccacagggaggatagacgagaacaccacttgcgcctcaaactcctttgtccttcttcccagagccacgtagtctgcagtgatacgctcaaggtcattcttggcaggcTCCTTGGTGCCCACGtgaagaagcaggaaggggtagcgatccgaggacttgatgagtctcggcagtctctccgtcacatcatgaatcctagcccctggcaagcagcacacccctcggttctcccggtcagggcggcagatagatgactcagtccccctgaggagagagtccccgaccaccaccaccctcctcctcctcctcttgggagtggtggtcgtgaaacccccatccctaggacggtgtatctcatgccttccaatcagtggagtctccttctgctctgttccctcaggtgtatcatccactccacgctctgcactagtacctgcggagagaacatgaaaacggttgctcacctgcgtctgtgtttctggtacatggacgtttctggtactctttccccttctggaagtcacatgccgccaattatcctcgctggccttctgtccccgctgcgtagcctgctctgaatcttcagaacattgtgcccactgaagctgatcctgacgtctatccaggaaatcctcattttcttttatggaacgcagggttgatatccgtttctccagaccttggatcttctcttccaatatggagatcagcttgcactttgtacagacaaagtcgcttctatcctgtggaaggaagacaaacatggcgcatcctgtgcaggtcacaacagcggatcgctcagcatccatggtctcttccttctaggagcttccttacttgtggcagaagctactcAGAGAAACCTGCGAGTGGGGGGCCTCCgtaggctctctccaggcaaacgccttctgtttgcctctctgctggtcgctgctcagctggttcgcagctgactgcctttttggaacaaagcactcccagttCACagtggtcaaacaagcaatcaaacaaacaatcaagcacatggtcaaactgccaaactgtcccCTCAACAGACACTCAGGGGATGAAGCAGCAAGGACGGGGGTAGTGACTCTTGGTCACCCCACTGGGGCCCAttcccctggtgtaaatcaggagtcaccccACTGGGGCCCATTCCccccggtgtaaatcaggagtcaccccCCTGGAGTCACCGGGCCCAGTCCCCTCTCACTTCCCCCAGGGTAAATCGGGAGTAACTCAGCGAGGCTGCTCCTGTTTACACCAGCTCCGGGGGCCGCCCTTCAGCAGGGGGCGGACGGGGGAGGGCTTTGGAGACGAGCCCCGGTCTGGCCTGGTGCCCGCCCGCTGCACTAGCTATTTAAGCAGCCGGCCCCTGcccgcttgcccagccaccagCTAAGCCCGGCATCTCCGCGGCCCAGGGACAgagctgcaaacccaccccctgccccagccctgcgctgccCCAGGTGAGAATTCCCTCCCCAGCCGCCACCGccgccctggctcctgtgccaggccctgcccctgcccagctgggttacacccagtgctcagggcaggaggaAGCCGGGCGGCGGGTGCCAGGGATGCTGTCCAGCCGGGGGGccgcagggcagggcggggggctctgggaatGTCCTCGCTCCATGGCTGGGCTCAGCGGGCGACGCTGCCGGCCCTGCTCGCTCGGGCGGGCACTGCCCAGAGACAGCTGCACAGCGCCACGGCCCCCTGCAGAATATCGGGGCTTCCtagcgcgggggaggggggttctcccagagctgaggagagaacccaggagtcctgacttctggctcccctgctctgaccacggGATCCGaagcccagcccagagctgggggcagacaAGCAGACTTTGCTCTGCGATGTTTCCTGTGTTCCAGCCTAGGTGGATCTGTCGCGGCTCCGACACCAGCCCCCGCTCTCTCCAGAGCCATGGACGTTCGTCTTGTCTTGTGCCTCCTCTGGGCTCTCCTAGCTACGGCCAGCGGTGCGTGGTGTGAATTTCTGGGGGTCTAATGCgttagagtgggggtggggaaaccaggactcctgggttctatcccaactCCTGGAGGGGGCGTGGGCTATaatgggttctagccccagctctgccagtgagcaagtccctgctccgtgcctcagtttcctccctgtcacggagtccccgggcgctgctctggagctgctccccaccaagccaggcaggaccctggggagcctcctctccctcggagcagcctgtctgcagggcaagaagctcacacggcttcacctcctgggtctctccttggagcattcagcatcctctgcccctccgtgcgcttcccacagcgagtgcgcccaggcggggtcctgggggggccacagggtcctgcccccccactgcgcagtcagacgtgactctcagccagccagtaacacagaggtttattcgatgacaggcgcaggggctaacacagagcttgtaggtacagagaacgggacccctcagtcaggtccatcttggggaggcaggaagcccagACCCCGTCTGGGCCcttcctccatttccccagccagctccaaactgaaactccctccagcatCTCACtcagcccagcccaccccccggctcctcccccagcctttgtccagtgtcccgggcagaggtgtcacctggcctccaacccccctcctggggtctcagGTGACCTGCTCAggtgtcctcccttccccaaggccgtCCCAGCACAACCCCCTGCCACCTTCCCAGCTCGATCCATTCACAGTCCCACTTCCTCACACTGCCACATGCACGCCGTGAGCAGTTCCCCCCTACGCTCTTTGGAGAGGAATtgtgggtctgtgcagcgcctagcacagcaCGGGGTGGGCCCCAATCTCAGCCAGGGTCTGTGCAGCTCTTAGGAAAGCATCACGTGGATTGTTCCCCTGAGAAAATCACCATGGGAAACGTTCCCATTTTCCAGACAGGGACCTTCCTGGTCTGGCCGCTGGAGGGAGTCAGCAGAAATGACTCTGCCTCCGCCCTTGAAATAACTCGCAGGTCCCTGAGGGCCCGAGAACCCGTCTCACGGGATCTGAGCCACCCTGGTGCCAGAAAATGACCTGGCGAGCCAGTAAATGGTGGCCAAGGAGCAGATGAGGAATCATTGTTTGCCAGAACTCAGGAGAAATTCCTTTCACAGCACGTCCTTCCAGCTGTTACCACAGATTCCCCGGGGAAAGCAGCCAAGGAGAGAGGACATGCAGGTTGTGGGAAGATTCTTGCATCGCTGCTCAGGAAGTGAACACCGTCGGTACGTGTCGTGGTGCCGTGACACAGAGCAGGGCGCGGGCTCTCTAGGCCGCACATCCTGAATCAGCAGATCAGAGCAAAACCGCGGCGTTCAGATAAAACAAAAGAGCAGCTCTCTGGCCTTCATAGTCAGTGTGACCGACGGAGcgacgctgcctgggtctgccgagagcctgagcccattgcaGGGAGGAGAGAAAACTGCCCCAGGCATCTCAATGGGGTTTTAACTCCCAGCCCCTTGGCCCTAGGGGGACCCtgtcaacccccctcccccagccagggggctctgcatgagGGGCAGAGTACaacaggcctggcctccctcccccaaaacagAGAGCCCCAACTGCCAGGTTAAGGCCCGTGggatcccaccactgccaccagttTGAACCCACCCTCACTCCGGGTAGGGGGGGTTGGATCAAACACTGAGGCAGAGCCacgtggggcggggggtggcctTGGTCCAGCTGTAGGGAGCCGGCGGGAGCTTGGGGATTCGGGCTCTCTCTTGTGTTCACCCCTTGACAGACgttcctgcccctctccaccaggGGGCGTGGTGCAGAGGGGCATCTTCCAGTCGTGCATCAACAGCCGGTTCAGCCTGGAGGGCGACCTGGACTTTGAGTTTGCGGAAGGCGTCTACGTGAGGGTCCATTCCGAGATCTGCAGAGAGACCAACTGCAACACGGGGGAGATAAAGGAACGTACGTACCCGGCCTGCGCCCGCCCCCACCCTGGCACCTCTCACCTGCCCTTtccctccactgccctgcacccttGGGGATCAGGGACCCATTGCACCGGgcgctgcccagcccctcccccctgactgagatcggggccccccaTCAtgtcgggcgctgcccagacacacgaGGAGACACAGCTCCTGTCCCAATTAGCTTCCAATCTGAATGGACCCAGGCAGGATCATTCTCACCATCTTcccattggggaaactgaggcccaggaaCATCCAAGCTCCCCTGGcctgtcagtggcagagttgggaggaagagaacccaggcgtcctgacaccagccctgtgtcttcactgcagcccACCCGCCCTGCAAACGCCGAGACACAAGGAGCTGCTTCCTGCTTCAGCCCCGATTCTGATTCCCCCCCTTTGTCCGCAGGCTCCAGACTCAGCCTGAAGCCCAACGGGAGACAGTGCCCGTCGTGCTATGTCCTGGGATCCCACCGCTGCCTCCAGAACGACGTCCTGCACTGCCAGGGGGCCGCCAACCAGTGCGTCGACGTCGTGGGGACGCTGTCAGAGAGTGAGTTCCCCATCGGCCCCCCAGGCCAAACCTGCCAGCAGGCACTGgaccaatccccccccccaagcggggcaggctgcaggcgcgtgggcagagctggggggagaaagggCCTGTGTTCAAAATCTGCAAACGAAAAAGGGGTCCAGCGGGTGGATGGCCCAGAACGACTTCATCTTCGCCCCCTTTTCTTCTTCCGCTCTTCCCCCCTTGGGGTCGCTGCCCCGTGGCGGGGGAAGCCCCAGCGCCTGGaccccgccgcagccctgggccTGCAGGAGTCTCACTCGCTGCTGCGCCCCGGGGCCCTGGCGCGGGGACAGAGCTGCTCCGGTCGTGGGGCCGCAGTGGGGGCGGGGACGGAAAGGAGCAAACGGGTTGTGGGGCAGGTGGAATGCGGGGGAGGGGaccctgggggggaaggggcggggccccagggagggggcgaaaagggagggggctgtgggcggggccgCAGGCAGACGCGGGGTAACAGAGGCAGGACcgaggggagaaggggtggaacaggggcgggTGCCTGGGGAAGGGGCGCAGCGGGGGCGGGAccgtggggagaagggggtggggagggccccccacttgctctggcccagggccccaggaagcCTTAATCCATCTCTGGCGTCTGTTCCCCTTTCTTTTCCGTCTGTCCGTCTCTTTCCGCTCGTCTCTCCTTCCTGTCcggttccccctccttcccccgtcCTGACTCCCCCCTTTGGGAACCCTCCCCCCTCtcttttcctggggcttttccaaaTGGCTCCATCCAACCAGCATTGTCCCCTTTCCTCGTACCCCCCCCGGCCAGTCGTCTGTCTCCTGCTGGCGTCTCTTGTTTTACACCGAGACTGGCAGATCTGGGGGGCAGCTGCCAGGCCAGTGCCTGGTGCAGTGGGTCTCTGtcccccccatgccaggggctctgtgccccccaaGGTCAGGGGCTCTGTGTCCCCCCATCAAGGttcccccccactctgaactctggggtagagatttggggacccacatgaaagaccctgaagcttatattccaccagcttaggttaaaaacttctcccaggcacaaattccttccctTGTTCTTGgacggtatcgctgccaccaccaaacgATTTCAACAAACATTTGGGGAAGGGTCACTAGgagtccctgtccccccaaaatatccccccaagccccttcaccccttttcctggggtaGCTTGAGAATAATGTGGGTACCAACCAGACCCTTTGTCTCTAAGACACTGAAAatcgggttcttaaaagaagaatttatttaaagaaaaggtgaaagaatcacacctgcaaaatcaggctggaaggtaactttacagggtaataaaacgATACAAAACAAAGAGGATCCCCCTGGACTCaacttcacagttacaaaaacaggaataaaactacctcttagcatagggaaaattcacaagctaaaacacaaGATAATCTAAGGCATTTCCTTGCCCTGCTTACAACCTTTGCAATTTTCGATGAATCATTCCAGGGATGTTTCCAGGCGATGTTGTCcctgcctggtctctctctctgtctggagggggaacaaaacaaatcctcccccacccagatttcaaagtatcttctttccccatcgacccttctggtcaggtgccaaccaggttagtTGAGGTTCTTAACCCCTTCCAGGTAAAGGGATttagtacagctgccaaggagggattttatgttacctGTATCTCCACGGTTAtgaccaccccccccccaatgacAGGGGCTCTGTGCGCTCCCCTCCCATGCCGGATAATAAGGACTATTTCTCTGGGCAGACGACGCCGAAATCCCTTTCGCAGGAAGAGGATGCGCCACCAAGGATGTGGCCAAGATCAAAGCCGGGATGGGCCTGGTGTCGGGTTTATACATCTATCAAATCAAGAGCATCCAGTTAAGCCCGGCCCCCAGGGTGGAGAACGTGGACGGCTTCTGACACCCTGCTGAGCTCCATCCCACTGGCGCACCCCCGCTTCGAGCTATTCCCTCCCCCAAACTTCCCCAGGCCTGTCCGTGGCCGGCCCCCCAGCTGTGactcagtcccccccaccccaggcagggaATAACGGTGCTGAGCCATCTTCGTAAAGCGCATTGAGACCCATCGGTGCAGGGCCCGAGCCAGCGACCCATTATGGGCTTTGCACTGAGCATGACGGGCTTAAAAACAGGCCTCAGTATTAGAGACCCATTAGCAGCTTCTCCCCACAGAGTGCTctaaggggtagaacccaggagtccgggctcccagcccctgccactcTAACCCatcagcccccgctcccctcacagagccagggagagaacccaggagtcctggctcccaggctcctgctctaaccactagtccccactcccctgccggatccaagaacagaacccaggcatcctgccaCCCCTCCACCCTCTGTTCTCACCTTTTCTATTTCCACACGCTAATGCATTGAATAAAGCTGCATCATAAATCCAAATTCCCTGCAGAGCGCATGTGTCTGTACCACTGCTCCCATCCACcctggacccaggagtcctggcccccacccccacctcccagagagcAACAGGGACTCTTGTGCCAGTCGATGTTATTGCTGAGGGCAGCTCTGCACTAAACACTTGCGGGGACCCGGCTGCATCGCTCCGGGGTGTGAAATATTCACACGCTGGGGGCCGTAAGGTGTAGCCAGCGCTGGGTCGACGGGGAGAAATCAGACGTCCCAGCTCCCACCTCTCGGGGACTGATTCCAGCAATAGATGCACCCTCTGCGTTgtcgtgtctacactgaagcgctacaatGGCGCAGTGGCTGCGTTTCCAGTAGACACCagggtggccaggtgcctggttttcaaccggaaagtccagtccagtcaaaaaggggacctgacagtggATCTGACCGGACAGACAAAGTCTGCAggcgggggaggtggggaggcgcTGGGTCATCTCCTGTGCCTGTCCCTACTGAGCCAGGGCTGCCTCCGGCCTTCACTgggcggctgcagctcccagccccggctctgcaggcGAGTCCCTCCTGACCCCAGCCGGGGGTGGCAGGAGAAAAGCAGTGAacgaaggggggaggagggaaagaggagTGGGCtgggtggagccttggggaagaggtggggcaggggtggggttcgggggggaagaggcggggcaggggaggttccagcactcctgttgcagtgtccggtttttaaatattaccaagttggcaacTCTGACAGACACCCCCTTAGAATCCAGGACACTCACACCCAAGAACCGTcccaaaccagagagagacaaagcaggctgctccctaaggcagagaggccCAGCTCGCCCCCTCCCCTTTCAATAGGCTGACTCTCCACGGACGGACTCAGGCCACGTCCTTCCTTCCAGTGCCCCCAAGCCTGCCAGCATGACCGGGAAACCCCCAGAGGATTTCAAGGATGGCTTGTCACTGTCACCCTGTTTCCAACATGTCCCCAAAAGGGGAAATGGAAGGAACGTTGGACAGATGAATGCCAGCCTCCACTGCCCCTGGGTGCAAGTCCGAGTGGAGCATGAGAAGGACAGCAAAGAAACAGCTGTCTAGAAAATCAGccgctctgggcctcagtttccccttctgtgcaATAATCTTTCCTTTGTCtctttagattggaagctctccagggcaggggctggctctcagggtgtgtctgggcagtgcctggcacGACAGGGATTCCCTGATCTCAGCCAGTCTGCCTTGTGAGGGATCATTCTAAAAGACTTGATCTGAGCATTAATGCGCTGTTGGACTGTGTGCGCTAACACGGGATGATAGTTTCTCCCGTTCTTCTGTTACTTTTTCGACTTGGAGCCTAAGTCCAGCAACACCTctgctcagcagccagcagctccataCGCCCCCAACGAGCCCGTTCCTCTCTCAgcagcctccttctttcttttaGCAGCTTCTCTTTCCAGTTCAGCATTTCTTTCCGTAGCTTCTCTCTGtctttcagcagcttctttctccagctgggccaacgCTTGCTTCTCtctcattcgaatttctgccagtttctGATGATGTTCCGATGGCAGCCTGTCTCTCAGGGCCTGCTCACTGCTTCTGCTGATGCTTTCTGGCTCAcagtcactgatctttaaccaaccaaactctcaatcccaaaatTCAAATTTGGACAGTGTGGGGTTCTGACCCGAAGCTCAATGGACCTGGTGCTgaggatcctgccgactacgccccTGTGACGCTGCTGCCTTCggtgggacacttctgagagtgtcagttcaggacaaattgctccgagcagggcagttacagccctaggctgggggttCTTtataaggcaccaaaccagccggccagagaggactttggtctcaccccactggctaagcacaagtcacacaagcaattccctcagacactccagtttcccagtatcaccaccagtgccactcatatggggatgaatggttatgaaaaccagcactccagtaaaagaaaagaggttctcccgatcccaaaggaccaagccccagacccaggtcaatatacagatcagatcttacccacaaatcacgctggtgccaatcctttagaatctaaaatctaaaggtttattcataaaagaaaaatagctgagagctagaattggttaaatggaatcaattacacacagtaatggcaaaatttttggttcaggcttgtagcagggatggaataaactgcaggttcaaattaagtttctggaacatccccagctgggatgggtcattcagcccattgttcagagcttcagtttgttgcaaggttcctccagaagcaggactgaagacaagatggagggtttccagggccttttatattctctgcccCTGGAAGGACGCCCCTTTGTTCTCACTggggaaaatcacagcagcaagatggagtctggggtcacatgggcaagtcacacgTCCATGCATGGCTCACTTGGCAGGCCAATGCCATTTTTTACATGCTATCCCGAAAGTTCCCCGGAGGAATTCTTACCTGGCTTGGGGTCGCccaagtccattgtcagttaagtgtttcttgactgggcacttaacttgcaaattcctttctcaagaagccaACCAAATGCTTCCCTAATGCTATTTacaatcaaacacattgagatacaaaaacaacgaggagtccttgtggcaccttagagacgaacacatttatttgggcataagctttcgtgggctaaaacccacttcatcatgtgcatggagtggaacatacagtagggaggtatcAATAttcagcacatgaaaagatgggagttgccttatgtgatggaatagggactgtctgtgtggttgataggtgagagcagggactgtctgtgtgcttggtaggcagagacaggtctgcagctgtaacatgagcctggcctgggggaggggaggtctcacctctggctgtagctagacaaagggaggggggaagtggaatcagttttcggttgggagctgggaggtgggtttcaggggatcctaggctgggatccaagcaccctgaaccccccagaaaggccagattgaggggtcctggctctgaacccaagctgggctgtatcctgtgttcctgttgttcaataaaccttctgttttactcgctggctgagagtcactgtgagcccaggaagaggggtgcagggccggactcccccacactccgtgacaactggtggcagcggtgggatcggcggcaccccgtggacggcgcttcctgcagtaagtgactggggagcagtaaaacgaaggggcgattcacccctgggagagtgtggccagagagcaggactttgcagtaacagggtcccccgggggatcacagcgagcgatcccaggggcagaggagtctggatcgtcccggcggagctccctgtccctggagcggatgcggatggaacatgacagggagctgagacgggaagagctcg
This genomic window from Mauremys mutica isolate MM-2020 ecotype Southern chromosome 17, ASM2049712v1, whole genome shotgun sequence contains:
- the LOC123351630 gene encoding phospholipase A2 inhibitor and Ly6/PLAUR domain-containing protein-like, which encodes MDVRLVLCLLWALLATASARPSSCYHRFPGESSQGERTCRLWEDSCIAAQEVNTVGGVVQRGIFQSCINSRFSLEGDLDFEFAEGVYVRVHSEICRETNCNTGEIKERSRLSLKPNGRQCPSCYVLGSHRCLQNDVLHCQGAANQCVDVVGTLSENDAEIPFAGRGCATKDVAKIKAGMGLVSGLYIYQIKSIQLSPAPRVENVDGF